The window tacttatatagaaTTGTCatgtataaagtttaaaaacacaaaaaatatcacTGATCACATAGCAAAACTGGCTTTAATATATCTCGGTGTTTATTATCTCAAAACGTGGCCTGATCAGCGCTCAAGATTCATAAAATTTCCGGattcatattattttcgtttaaaaaaaaaaatcaaacttgtttttttcaatataaaactagTTTGCTACATAtctgtttaaatttgaatatatatatttaacggcCACTAGGAAGTTGTTCCAGTCCGTTTGCAGCTGCTCGGTCGTCAACTGCGCGGGCGCCGGTATGGGGCCAGGTGTTTTGAAAACACTCAATCACAAATGTCATTAGCTCAAACCAAAACTTTGACTGGTACTAAAAGATACATCATCGTATGAAAAAAACTCGTTACTAGTTACTTTaaatttcaaagatatttttcaagttacatactaaataatatataatttgtattaaaatacagtTTTGGATAGGAATGAAAAAGAATATAGGTAACTAACGCACTATTGTGTAGGTAAATACGATATTTTTAGAGACAATTTCACTGACAGAAGGTACAAAAATGtcttagatttatataatgCCTAAATATCTATCTAGCTCAGATATATCTCCACTAAAAacagttttactttatttataatacgacactGTTCTACTTAGCTACGTATATCCGTTTTAATTTGCCTTCCAAAATTGCGATAAATGAAATACCACAGTGAAATGAAACTATTCAAGAACTCAATAAGAAGATAAGaagaatacaatattataatatcatgtcAATTCAATGACAGAggtgtttatttgtctttatatttCGTGTGCTTGGAAtctatccaaataaataaataaagtgtatctctgtgattttaaaataactgcctctttttaaattataagtatactatacaattatttacattacattacatgacattaacagcctgtaaatttcctactgctgggctaaggccgccTCTCCCTTTGTAGACAACTATTTGCGAGTTATCAAAACCGAAACAaccattattttttcattttgaaaacggctaaacatttcaaatgctaacttaattataataagctaCTATATCTCTGTgacgtaataatttatatatgaatatgtaattaaagTAGTAGAAATAGATTTTGAAGGATAGTCATTACAAACTGAATTACATGTAATTGCCATGCCAGCCACCTTCTAGTTGGCTATATAATGTTCCCCTGCCATGCGACCATTACACAGCTGTGTAGGCTTTTATGAGAAAATTTTAAGGCCCTCTCTATTCCTTCTCTCTCATATTCCAATGGGATGGCAAACTCAAACCGGAGCGGGATCAGTCGCAGAAAAAAAGGGCTTTATTTACTCTTTGAGGCAAGGCAACACTGCCCTggttgttactgagaattaCTTGACAATAAAATCAGGTAGATTTTATTTTCCTGATCTGGGATTCGAAACCGAGTATTCTGGATAAAGTTGCACATGCTAACGACTAGACTAACGAGGTATCCAAGAGCCACCTGTGTGTCCATCAAAGctgcttttttaattatttttatattgttctataatatataattcaacgaGCAAAAgatgattataatatagtatttttaaatatgtatataactggTTCtcatatctttattatataaactagtatattatttgttattcattattatattacgcTAGTAAAGTTCTGCAACTAGTGTGCCTACGCATACTTATAGCGCTGTATCAGATACTACGATaagttatcattattttatctatggAGATCGATTGCCAATCACCCTAGTTCCAGTTTCatattcaaatgtatatttataagttgGGACCTACATTGTTGCCTAATGCCAGATGAGAGTTTTATAACACAGGACCGATATTAGACAAGTGAATAGTATTTCAATAGTACTCTGTAATCCTTTTATGTCGAACTATatctaaaatatgattattatgtaataaggaTATATTCGTAATGATATACTAATCCTGCTTTAACAACTACATAACGAGACTAAAAACGTTCACAGAATGAAACAGTACAGAacgaatttgaatatttatatttataactatcaatatatattatatcatatctaTCATCTTGCAAATCTAATGATATATCGAACTTGGTAAATGCAgttttccatttaaaaatagaaatgaaaatctTGGCTTGGCATTCGTATGCGTTCCATTTGACATGAATGTCAAAGCAATTTATCAAGTTTTTGTCGAGTCTAGTCGAGCAACGCTACAACGATGCGTATCACCATTTGCGTGTAACAACATACTAAGGTGGTATGGGCATGTTGGGATACAATCTTCGCATCTTGAAGCTCggaataaatctatttttactcCAGGCACCTCGAGCCTAGTCAGTGCACGGGGCAACGAGTCAACGACCATGCTATGCAACGCcacggttatttttttaaaagtcattGCCCTTGTACATCAAGCACGACGAACATTTATGTTCGGTTAATGTGACATAATGAACAAATTATGCTTTACGAGTAAGTTctctttataatgataataagacCCGGAATCTTTTACACATCCTTGTTGCTTGCAAGCCGTTGCTAATCCTAATATGAAAAGACCTACTTTGCAAAGAGAAAGTGAACCCAGAGGAATACATAGTCATAGCTATTGTATTGTGATAGAGCTTGCGGTCGTTGATGTCTAACGTAGGGCTATGACGTATGCATATACTTACTAGAAATTATGAAAGTCtcgttaataaacaaaacatgatTCTATATACATGATAAAGTATCAAATTCACAATACCGTTTATTTATAGACAAGATAAAATGTTGTGTACATTCGAGtagagtaatattaaatattccgaATTTTATATACCgagtacattttaaatgaatttaccggaattttaatatgttacgaACTCGagcgtaaattttttttaatgcatcaTAATTATGCCGTGTTCTTATTTGTCTATCAAAGTATAAAAATGGAGATGCTGTTACTTTACATGCTGCTCGAGTTATGGGTTACCGGTTACGGTTACGAAGTGTACGATAAAGTGAACAAAGCGCGGACGTTATACGATTTTCGGTCATCCGTTTATGCTACACTTATAAGGCTTCATCGAAATAATGGTATACAATGCAGAGTGCTGTCCTGCTTACTCGCGTGAATGCGTCTCGCACGCGCTGCCGACGTCATCGCAGAAACCAGCCAGCCAATTGACCGGTATACAGTCAACCttcagtttttcttttatttataactcgCTTTGCCTGAGTAAGTTATGCTTCGTTTACGCCATGGAAGTTATTTGCTCAAGTTGAACAAATAACTTccataaaatgaaattgtaatttaaattgtatattgtcATAATAGACATAacctcaatataaaaaaaaatttaaagtgataTTCAACTAAAGACCAAACTACTAAATAGtgtaaacaaaagaaataaagaaGTACAAAACacctgtataaatatatttttttcaaaaaggtatgtttattagtaaatattataaataagcacGATGCCAATTGTGCATTATGAATTTAGGaagagaatataattataattttttgtcatAAACCGGATAGGAAATaacttgtaaaattaaaatcccTTTATaacacttataaaatttatataagtaaattggtTATTGAAAGCAGTTTATGTTAAAACATTATACTTATTAGTAAATAAGAAATACCATTacgcaatattaaaattaaattaaataaaatgataaatttactatataataagttttaacaaGCAAGTTGAATGTCAAGTAAGTGTAAACGCAGCATAGTGCGGTTTAATGAACAGACCGTGATGGCGGCGGCGCGCGGAGCGAACACAGTGCGCAGTCGGCCTCGAGCTCTAGGCGGCGCGCGCGCAACACACCGATACATTAGTGAAAGGACGCATGACTCATATTAAGCCCAGACATGAACGAGTATGTCGAGTACGACTGGAGACTACACCAGATGCAAAATGAACGCCTTTGTGACGTGTCTAGAAAAAGACTTACAGATAGTGATAGACAACGTGCACTCGATGGCCTCAAAGAAGCAGTCGATTCAAGTCTCAACTTAGCCCTTCGCGATAAAAGCCGTTGTCAAGACGACAACTTCTTGCGGCGGTTTTTGTACGCACGAAAGCATGATGTGCAGCAAAGTTTCGAGTTACTAGTACGATATCATCAACATCGCAGGGAACATCCTGAACTATGGGCTACAGCAGACGGAGGTGTATTACGCGCTCTCGCCGATGGATTGCCTGGCGTGCTAGCGCAACGTGACCGTCGCGGTCGCTGTGTGCTCCTCATGTTTGCTTCTAATTGGACTCCACATGCGTGTCCTCTACTTTCCGTGTTCAGAGCCTTACTTCTAACTTTGGAACGCACCCTCACCGAATCACAAAATCAAGCCAACGGATATGTTATTATTGTTGACTGGACAGAGTTTACTTTTAAGCAATCGTGTAGTTTACAAgctaaagttttaaaaatgatgATTGACTGTTTGCAAGACAGTATGCCTGTGCGATTTAAAAGCATACATTTCATCGGCCAACCGTGGTATGTGGAAACAGCACTCGCAGTAATTAAACCTTATCTTAAAGCAAAAACCCGGGAAAGAATAATGTTACATGGAAATAATCTATCCACATTACACGATTCATTGCCGTTGGATATTTTACCTGCAGAGTTAGGAGGAGAAGGTCCCTCCTACAACTCGGAATACTGGCTTCAGGAATTTTGTCGTTGTGAAAACATAGATTCGAAACCAGTGCCCGTAATAGGAACAGCTGCTCCAGTAGACAACGATCTCCCCGCTGCCAAACTTGACAAAGCGTATAAACAAAAAGATAGTCCCAACTTTTCATTTAATGGAAGCGAAAAAAGTGCTAAGTCTGAGTTACTTCGTGATAAAGATTGACTAAGTCGTGTGATCCAACATGGATGCATTGGACAGCTATGCCGGGCCGCCATCGGGGCGTGTCGATTCATACTCACGAGTATGTGCTACGTGCATGCATTTTGTGATATCAAGtgaattactaatttattatttttacattgcaTTGTATGGACCAAACCAAATTCGAAagtgaaatatattcaataataacattactTCATTACATTGAATTGGGTCTTAAGTTTTATGAACATACCTTTCAAATGATTTTTCCTTCGATCAATCGAAATTGAATGTTAACCTCGCACTGtggcatttaaatttaaatgaatcatcCATATTTTAAAGAGTACAACAGCTCATCCACTGCTCTCGCCAAAACGATGTCGGACGAGCGAAAATAACGGTTAAAacttttgatattttgtaattaaatcaattCGTTAATTCAAGTCCAATCATTCCTGACATATCTTATGAAATGATTCCATGTAACtttcacatataatatttatttcatcactAATTGTAGTTTTAACTGATGTGTAACTATATTATCACTTGCGTAAGACTCATGACAATAATTTGACTAAGGCGGAAAGAAGAAATGTAGATAGGTAATTATGCTTTGATAATTTTGCGAGGCTTGTTGCgcatttactattatttaagcTGTAAGTTTTAATGTGgatataaacattgtaaaataactgTATGTCTAGTTCTATATTATTGATAAGATTAAATGTTTTGGTGCATGTTTAGAAAAACAGtattacttatgtatttttatcgacattaatgtaaaatgaaataaactattaaagtgTTATACGTTAACTCTCCTGTCGTGTGCAAATGCTCTCTTCGAACATGCTTAGAACGAGATAATTTTAGTTTGTACTGATCCGTCCACTAAATGAGATTACTAAATCGAGAACAATTTCCAATATGAcactgatatattatttatatcgtcCTTGAATATATCGACGTCCAACATGATATTTCGtatctgatattatattttgaataaacataatggatataaaaatctttttgttttaatatagtttttatttatataattatttgtcatGTCATTACAtttgaacaaatatataaaaatcgttcGTTATAATCGTTCgttatttcgatataaaaaaatattttttacaataaaagctATTTAGTAAATACTACATTAATTTTcgatcaataatttttaattatactttaccaCTAACCTgttatttaaaacgtaataaCAAAACTAAAGATAAAGCGTGTTACGACATTGAGTTATCAACGTTAAACAATTAGTTTGGacgtgaattaaaaatagtcgaacacgttgataataatttgtctTATAGCTTCAAAGAGACTAGTAAAGATAGTACCTTAGTGGTTCGatatatatatcgaaatatatagtctatataaaaacatttgacgcttggaaaaaaaatatcgatatcaCGATGACAATACGTTTATTCgctaaaaatagtatatttctaCAGATAGAAAATTGCATGTGAGTGTTTACAACACACGATGATTACAAGAGTTTCTGCATtgatgcaaatatatatatccaattTACCTATacc is drawn from Vanessa atalanta chromosome 16, ilVanAtal1.2, whole genome shotgun sequence and contains these coding sequences:
- the LOC125069972 gene encoding clavesin-2-like, with the translated sequence MNEYVEYDWRLHQMQNERLCDVSRKRLTDSDRQRALDGLKEAVDSSLNLALRDKSRCQDDNFLRRFLYARKHDVQQSFELLVRYHQHRREHPELWATADGGVLRALADGLPGVLAQRDRRGRCVLLMFASNWTPHACPLLSVFRALLLTLERTLTESQNQANGYVIIVDWTEFTFKQSCSLQAKVLKMMIDCLQDSMPVRFKSIHFIGQPWYVETALAVIKPYLKAKTRERIMLHGNNLSTLHDSLPLDILPAELGGEGPSYNSEYWLQEFCRCENIDSKPVPVIGTAAPVDNDLPAAKLDKAYKQKDSPNFSFNGSEKSAKSELLRDKD